In Roseicyclus marinus, the genomic window CGGCGCGGCCACGCTGCACATGCTCGAAGTCGGGCGCGGCAACCTCGAGATGTCCATGGTGTCGCCGACGATCTACCGGCTCATGCAGCGCGGCGTCGCGATGTACCAGAACGAGGCCGATGCGGCGGAGATGTCCGAAAACGTCCGCTTGCTGATGTGGTTCCCCTACGGCGCCTATCACTACGCGGTGCGCGGTGACAGCGACATCCTTCTGCTGGATGACATCGAAGGCGCTACGGTCTTCCTCGGCCCGCAGGGCGGGGGGGCGTTCAACACCGCCCGCGCCTGGATCGAGGCCACAACCGGCCTTGTTGCCGGTGAGGATTACGAGGCGATCTCGGCCAACTGGCAGACCGGCTTCCAGGCGTTCCTCGATGGCTCGATCGACATGTACGTCAATGGCTGCCTGGATCCCTGCCAGCAATTCATCCAGTTCACCGAGACCGAGACCGTGCGGTTCATCGGGCCCGAGACGCACGAGAGTGACTCCGTCACCGCGTTCCTGGGCAACGAACGGTTCCTGACGGAAATCCCGGCCGGCGTGTATGCAAACCAGGTCAATGACGGCCCCGTGACGGCGAATGACACTTGGGTCGGCATCGGCGTGCGCGCCGATCTCGACGAGGAAATGATCTACCAGATCACCCGCGCCTTCTGGGAAAACATCGACCAGGTGACGACCGAAGCCCCTTGGGCCGAGGCGATCACGATCGAAACCGCTGTCCTGCCGCTGGGCGAGATGCAATTGCATCCCGGCGCGGCCCGCTA contains:
- a CDS encoding TAXI family TRAP transporter solute-binding subunit: MTKHLATAAIGLVLLAGPAAAQDTLRMATIAPSLGQAITMATFANIVNDNLDGVEIEVNPGGAATLHMLEVGRGNLEMSMVSPTIYRLMQRGVAMYQNEADAAEMSENVRLLMWFPYGAYHYAVRGDSDILLLDDIEGATVFLGPQGGGAFNTARAWIEATTGLVAGEDYEAISANWQTGFQAFLDGSIDMYVNGCLDPCQQFIQFTETETVRFIGPETHESDSVTAFLGNERFLTEIPAGVYANQVNDGPVTANDTWVGIGVRADLDEEMIYQITRAFWENIDQVTTEAPWAEAITIETAVLPLGEMQLHPGAARYYSEVGAISQ